The window AAATCTGGCTCTCGGTCTGATTTTTGCTCTGCTCTTGAATTATGTGGGACCGCTGATGACAGGAAGCATCTTTAATCCTGTAAAAATAATGATGGAGATTATGGTATTCATCAATGTAGGTCTCGCAATATTCAATCTCATTCCTATTCCGCCCCTTGACGGCGGAAGAGTGATGGTAGGGCTTCTTCCTGAAAATATGGCCAATTCATGGGCCAGAATCGAACCCTACGGATTCATCATTCTCCTCGTACTTGTTTTTACAAAAGCTGTGAATTTCGTGATATTCCCGATCATCCACAACATAGTAAATATCTTTTTATCTATATGAGGTGAAATAATGGACAAACCAAGGATAGTTTCCGGAGTCAGACCGACAGGCCCTCTTCATCTGGGGCACTATCTGGGTGCGCTCAAGAACTGGGTGTCCCTGCAGGACGACTACCGCTGCCTGTATTTCATAGCGGACTGGCACGCGCTCACGACCGCATACAAAGACCCATCCATAATAACCGAAAGCACGGAAGATATGGTGCTTTCCTGGCTTGGCGTTGGAATTGACCCGGAAAAGAGCATTATATTCAGGCAGTCGGATATCAAGGCGCATGCAGAATTTTTTCTGCTCCTTTCCATGATCACTCCTGTAAGCTGGCTGGAAAGAAACCCGACCTACAAGGAGCTCAAAGAGGAACTCAAGGAAAAAGACCTGGGCACAATAGGATTTCTCGGCTATCCCGTGCTTCAGGCGGCTGACATCGTGATTTATCACGCCGATAAAGTGCCCATAGGAGAAGATCAGCTCCCCCATCTGGAACTGACAAGGGAGATCGTGAGGCGCTTCAACTATATCTATGGTGAGGGGCTACTGAAGGAGCCGCAGCCGATTCTAACGGCAGCGCCCAGGGTGCCGGGTCTTGACGGTAGAAAGATGTCGAAATCATTCAACAATGCAATCTTCATCAACGACTCTGGTATGGAGCTGAAGGAAAAGGTCATGCAGATGTTGACAGATATCAAGCGCATGAGAAAAAAAGACCCTGGCGAACCAAAAGACTGCAATCTTTTCCCGTTTCATGAATTTTTCACCGATGAATCAAAACACGACGAGATAAAGGAGGGCTGCAGAAACGCCACATGGGGATGCGTCGACTGCAAGAAGCTCTTGATCGCGAACATCGAGGCTGAGATGTCGCCAGTCTGGGACAGAATAGAATATTTCAAGGGCCACAAACAGCAGGTGCAGAATATCCTTCACGAAGGCGCTTCCAAGGCAAGGGCCCTTTCTGCAATTACGATAGAAAAAGTCAGGGAGGCGATGAAGGTAGCCTGATGGACCTTATTTCAAGTTCAGACCGCACGGATTTCATCCTGCACCTGGAAAGATTCGAGGGTCCGCTCGACCTTTTGCTCTACCTTATAGAAAAAAACAAATTCAGCATAGAGGAGCTTGAAGTCTGCCCGATAGTTGACCAGTACATCGAGCACATCAAACGCCTAAGGTCATTGAATATTGAACTTGCAGGTGAATTCCTCGAAATGGCCTCATACCTGATATGGCTCAAGTCATGCATTCTTCTTCCCGTATTCAGGGAAGACGGCTCAGAGGAGATTAACCCCGCCCAGCAGCTCAAAGAGATGCTGCTGGCCTACATGGCGATCAAGCAATCGGCCGGTCTCCTGGCCGAACGCCCGCAACTTTTCAGAGACAGGTTCCCAAGGGGCGTTGCCAGCGAGGAAAGAGGCTTGCCCAGGCTTGGACTCGCGGCACTGCTTCAGGCAATAGACTCAATCAAGGAACGCACCAGGCATTACATAATGAAAGTAGATGTCCGCAGGTATCATATAAGAGACATGATGGCCAGGATTACAGCGATGCTGACAAAAAAGGAAAAAATCGATCTAATGGAAGCGGTCCAGACAAAGGAAAAGGCTGAAATAATATCTCTGTTCATGGCAGCGCTGGAACTTTCAAAGGCATCGTTGGCAAAAACTGCCCAGAGCGGGCTTTTTTCAAGGATATTCGTCATAAGAAAAAGCGGGGCTGCATAAAATATGGCAATTGAAGAAAGAGGGATTGTTGAGGCTATAATTTTTTCATCGGACAGCGCACTGGGACTAAAAGACATCCAGAAGGCAATGCCGGACATGACCACCGACAAGCTGGATGAAATTGTATCCGAATTGAACAGCATATACGACGAGACAGGAAGGTCTTTCAGAATCCTCAAGGCGGCTAACGGCTACATGTTCGTATCCCTTGAAGTCTTTTCACCATACATCAAGGCCATGCTTTCGCCCAGAAGGCTGTCGCAAGCGGCGTTCGAGGTGCTTGCCGTTATCGCGTACAAAGGCCCCTGCACAAAAATGATCATTGACGGGGTACGCGGAGTCGATTCGACATCCACTTTGAAAAATCTGCTCAAGGCGGAGCTGATAGACGTAAGACCTGGAAAACCAATGAAATATGTTACGACCAATCATTTCCTTGAGGTGTTCGGTCTCAATTCTCTCAAGGACCTGCCGGATATGAGCCAGTTCGAGGAGGTTTTTGCGGAAACCGCAGGCAGGATGGATGAGGTTCAACACGAACAGCTTGATCTGATCCAGGATGATGCCGCCATAAAAAGCATGAAAACAGCAGACAATCCCGATGAAGCAAACCGGACGGGATAAATTTCACTATTATCCTGATTAAGTTAAAAGGTCACGGAGTATTGTCAGCATTAATCTCCTTCATCATCAGGGAACATATGAATGCAGCGATAAAAAGTATGGTTATAAGCTTCATGCCAAAAAATATGACGATGGGAAGGCCGCTGATCTGACCGCTCAGCATCAGAATGCCGTTGGATGTGGCTTCCGGGACGGGGTGTGTTTTCTCTACCGCATATGTAAGCCCTACAGGCAGCGCCGCCACAAGAAAGAACCCGAACACGAAACCGCAGGCTCCCAATACCACTATGGAAGATGAATACTGAAGCAATATTGTCAGCGGTACGGCCAGTCCCGCAGATAAAACCAGGAACATCTTTCTCTTGTGGTATTTGTCGGATAATGCTGCAAGAATAACCGCACCGAATATTCCTCCGATTACAAGCAATCCTCCTACTATACCGGGAGCAAGCGCGGTATCTATATCCAGAGGCCGGTCTTTGAATATGCAGTCTATCTTTGTCAGTATGGCATTGAATGCGCCGAGACCTATGAAGAATAGAACGAGCAGGAGCAGGTAATCCCTGTTTTTAAACAGGGCCTTCAGTCCCACTGTCATGGTGACTTTTTTCTCCGCGGCGATAGCGTTCGGCGGTATCTCCGGCTTTTCCCTGAAAAAGAAGATAAACAAGACCATGGATAAGAGGGCCAGGATCCCATAAATATAAAGGATGGCATCCATACCCTGTTTGACGGCGCCCATATCCCGGTAATGTGCAAGGATGAAATCGGTAGCAAACATGACTGTGGTGAATCCGACAAACATGGACATGGTCAATAAGCCTGAAGCAAGCGCCTCTTCATTTTGGGGGAACCAGTTCGAAGCCAGTTTGGTAAAGGCATTCAGAATGAAGGGCTGCGCTATTGCGCATCCGGCCATACAAACAAGGAGCCATGTATAATTAGGGGCGAATATCCTTAAAAACCCGCAAATACCGATAAGCAACACGCCGATGCCTGCACCTTTCCTTAATCCAAGGTTGTCGATGCACCATGCAGCCGGAATGGCGAAAGGCAGCCATGCCAGCATTGCAAAGACGGCAAGAAGGTCAATCAGATCGATGTTTCCGTTTGTATAGATTGCCGCTGCATCCCTTGCCACAGGCGCAAAAGTCATCCACATGATTTGCGATGCCCCTGTCACAAGCATGTATACCGCCAGCACAACCCAGCGATATGAAGACACGACTGAATTGGATTGTTCCATGATTCTGTAGCCTCCCTGAATGAAATCCTAATTTAATGAAAAGACCTGTTTAGTATACAGCATAGTTTGAGCAATCTCTACATATAATAGACTGTTAAATCATCTGATTTCATATAATTTTCATGCGGCGGACCGGCTGCTGTTTTTGAAATTTCAAGATTTCCTCAATATTACTTCCACGGCAGACCCGGAACCAGCTTCAGACAATTGTTCTCGCATGAGCTGACGCATTGTTCGCAGATTATGCAGCTCCTGCTGTTGACGCTTTTTCCGTTCTTTACAAAACCACTTACATCTATAAGCATGGGACACGCTTTGCTGCACCTGTTGCAGCCTGTACATTTTTCAGCATTTACCGGCTTGATTTTAAAGATCGAATATTTCGATATAAGCCCGGACACCGACAGAAACGGGCACAGCATCCTGCAATAGGCACGGCGGCCCAGAAAGACCGACAGGATAATTCCGAGGCTTAAAATGAAAGCGTTCTCTCCTACTATCCACCAGAACCTTTTGCTCTCATTCAATGCCGGATTCCCGTATAATGAAACGCCGCCGGCTATTATTACAGCGACAGCAAGATATGAGAATGCTGTTACAACCGATCTTTTTCTATTGTTTTTTGATTTCGGTATGACATTCTCCGCCAGTTCGAATATCGCACCGTCCCAGCACACCCAAGAACAAAACGCATTGCCTATGATAAAAGGCATGATGAGTCTTGCTATGACAAATTGAATGATCGCGCCTGTTGCAACAAGAGCGAAAATGTCGAAAATAACCTCCGAAAACTGGAAGTTGACATTGACTCGAAGAGACAGCCCCAGGAACAATCCGCCGCCTACAAGGACTTGTGTTGTTCTGCGAAAGGCCTGTTTCTTTTCGGGAAAAAGAATTGTTAGACTTCCGCAAGCTCCTGCTATCAAGCCGATCCCGGCGAAAAGGAAAAAATATATCAGCCTTTGTTTGTATAAAAATACTGCAATTCCGATCAATGAAAAAATAATAATCACGAATATCGGAAGCAGTAGATTTTTGAATTCCAGCGCGTACTTTGTTTTCCTTGATATCATATTATATTCCAATATAAGCCCTTAAACAGCAAATGTAATGGCGGTAATAAAAAAAGCAGGCCGTTGCGGCCTGCTTAAATGGGAGGTTCTTTTGGTTTGAATCCAGGAAATTTTTTTATGTTACAGTCTCAGTATTAAATACCCTGTTTATTCGATAATTCAATTTTTGACTCATCCATTACTGGCTTCAATAATCCCGCCCTTTTTCTCAGAAAGGGAAGGGTTACCTGTATTAATCAGCTCACCAAGCCTTTTATAGCTTCAACAGCCGGCGCAGTGAACAGTGTAACCATAACCGCATAAAGGGCAAATGACCCGACTGCCTCGCTCAGATACATTTTCTGATATCTGTATTTCAAAGATACGATGGTCAATCCGCCCATGATAAGGCATCCGAGATTGAAATAAGGGAAATTGCCTTCACCGGACACTGCATTTGCAGCAAAAGCAAATGATGCCGTGATTAATACAACGAATACCGATACGATCAATGTCTGTACTGTCCTTTTCATCTTAATCCCTCCCGCTACCTTATTTTTTTGTTTAACTGCATATCTCTCTAGGAAGAACCATGCCAATTCTGCATCAAAATCTAAAAAAATTGTAACTGGTTGTTTTCATAAAAGATTGAATGGAAAAAACTGAATTGCGGATGCTCCTTCGCCTGATGCATCCGAAAATTTATCGAAAAAAACGTTAAATCCCTTAAATAAAACTTTCAAACGGGAACACATGTCAGATTAAAATATGAGTATCTTATAAGACAAAGGGATATGGTATTTCCTGTATGAGCTTTTAAAAAACCCTTGTTTCTCCGAAATTCATAACCAGAAAGGAGTCATCGCTCACCCCTGCCTCTTTCATGATTTTTTTTAAATAAACAGGCGGTTCATTCAGCGGCTCATCGGTGAGCTTGAATGTTCCCCAATGCATGGCAACGGACTTTTCCGCCTGAAGATCCCTGTGAGCCAGCAATGCCTCCGGTGGATCCATATGAACTGCCTTCATGAGCCAGCGAGGCTGGTATGCCCCTATGGGCAAAAGCGCAATACGCATCTTTCCCAGCTTATCACTGATCTCCCTGAAATGATGCGAGTAGCCCGTATCACCTGCAAAGAATATTTTCCCATGGCTTGTTTCCAGTACCCATCCTGCCCAGAGAGTTTTATTTCTGTCACTCATGGATCGCCCTGAAAAATGCTGAACCGGAACCGACACGATGCGGATGCCACCATACATAGATGTTTCCCACCAGTCCATCTCCACATAGTTAGTAATATTCTGTTCTTTGAACCACTTCCCGAGCTTAAGGGGAACAAAATATACAGGCTTGTTGCCCAGCTTTTTGACAGTGTACAAATCAAGATGGTCATAGTGGTTGTGGCTCTGAAAAACGGCGTCGATCGGCGGCAGGCGGTCAAAGGGAATGCCGGGGGGGCTTTGCCGCCTGGGACCTATGCCGGCAAAAGGTGATGAACTGCCGTTGAAAATCGGGTCTGTAAGGATATTGATTCCTTCAACCTGGATTAAAAACGTTGAATGGCCTATCCAGGTAATCTGGATTTTGCCGGGATCAGGATGATATATCTTCTGATAATCGGGAACAGCTATATCAGGCACATAGGGTGACATCAGGCTATTAGAAATGGCGGGCGGTTCATCCGGCCCCAGCCCCAGTTTCCATCGCAGAAGACTTGTGAAACCATGTTCCGGGTTTTCGTAAATATTGCGAAACCCGTTCATTGTATAGTGCTCCTGTGCATTATTACTGTCCGGGGTTTTCTTCCCGGCAAAAGCATAAACAGCCATGAAGTTGATGCAGCCGAAAAGCGTCGCAAGCAGGATGTAAAAAATTTTCTGGTGTCTGATTTTTTCCATGGAAATATAAAGAGATCAACTCCGCCAGACGGCCTTTGATAATGGGAATTTCCATTACCGAAAAGACCTCTAGCCGGCACAATCGCTCATATCGCCGTCCAGCTTGGAGAGCGCATGCGGCAGGGCAGGGAGAATTACCTCCAGATTCTCTCTAACCGCTTTCGGGCTTCCCGGCAGATTGATGATGAGCGTCCTTCCCCGAATCCCTGCAACAGCCCTTGATATCATGGCATTGGGTGTTTTTTTCAGGCTTTCCATCCTCATGGCCTCTTCCATGCCCGGAACCCTTTTATCAATTACAGCCAGCGTTGCCTCAGGCGTGACGTCCCTTGGAGAAAGGCCTGTCCCGCCTGTTGTCATAATCAGGTTCAATCCTTTGGAATCACTCCATTCCTTAAGCTTTGATGAAATAAGGAGGGCATCATCGGGAATAATCTCATATGTGTCAACCTCAATCCCCAGACCTTCAAGCATCCCTCTGATGACCACTCCGCTTAAATCCTCGCGGTCTCCCCTGGATCCCTTGTCACTCAATGTAAGTATGCCGGCCTTCACTTCTTCACCTCATGGAGTCTTCTGACAGCTGTCAAGCCTAGGACTCTCGGAACCGCCTTGCTTTTCCCAAGCTTGGAAAGTTCTCTTTCCTTCATATATTGCACTTGTTTGGTTGATATGAATAGAGGCGTCTTGGGATTGAAGACCAGGGCGACTCTGACTTCATAATTTTTCATCCATTCACGCTGGGTTGAAATATACTTTAAAACATCTTCATGAACGGAGCGGTTGTTGGCTATCGTAATAACTTCACTTTCTGTTATTTTCGGAGACCTGATAACGGACATCTGAACCAGCCGGTTGCTGTCGCGAATGAGGATTGTCCTGGCCTCCTTGTTGCATTTCATTGCAAACTCGATTTTCTTCGACACGGTCATTTCCTGAAGCTGAAGATACAGACTGTTTGTTTTGCGCTCTTTCTCTTCACTTGGAAGATCTTCCAGATCCTCTTCAAAGGCTTCCAGACTTACTTCACCGGCTTCCAATTCAAACGAATCCGTACCGATGAAACCATCGTCTTCAATCGAATACTGGCCCGCTATCTCCGCATAGTCTGCAAGTCCGTCACCTGCTGTTTCTTTTACAAACGAAATGCGCGGTTTTCCCGGCACGGTCAGGCTTCTGGTCTGGATCTGAATGATAACCGGCAGCCACCGTTCGTTATATTCTTTTTCTATCTGTGGCCTGCTTTTATCTTCCATAGCTCAGATAAAAATAAAGCCCCTGCTCAAGGGGCTTTATTTTATCGTTATTTCTCTTTTGCCTCTCTGGCCGCCTTCGCCTCGGCCACGACCTTTTCCTGGATATTGAAAGGTACGGGTTCATAGTGTGAAAAGCTCATCGAATAAGACCCGCGGGCTGATGTCATTGAGGTAAGGTCGGACGCATACATGAGGACTTCGGCAAGAGGCACGCTAGCCTTGATCTCCTGGTACTTTCCTTTGGCGTTCATGCCTTCGATCTTTCCCCTGCGGCTGTTGAGATCTCCCATAACATCACCCATACAGTCTTCAGGCACCACTATAGCGATTTTCATTATGGGCTCGAGCAGTATCGGCTTACAGCTCTCCATCGCCTTCTTGAATGCCATTGATGCAGCAATCTTGAATGCCATTTCGGACGAGTCCACCTCGTGGTATGAACCGTCTACCGCGCTTATCTTGAGGTCAACAACGGGATTTCCGGAAAGCGGCCCCTCTTTTATTGCTTCAATCAATCCCTTTTCCACTGCCGGAATATAATTCCTGGGGATAACCCCGCCGACGATTGCGTTAACAAACTCGAAACCGGCACCGCGTTCCAGCGGAACAACTTCAATCCACACATCTCCATACTGGCCGTGACCTCCGGTCTGCTTCTTGTACTTGCCCTGAACCCTTGCTGTCGCGGTAATCGTTTCCTTATATGGGACCTTGGGTGTCTTAAGCTCAACTTCGACATTATAACGGCGCTTCAGCCTGTCAACAGTAAGCTCGATGTGAATCTGACCAAGGCCGTAAAGTTTGAATTCGCCGGTCTGTTCGTCACGTATAACCTTGAGAACCGGGTCTTCCTCCATGAGTTTCTGAAGACCGGGCATAATTTTGTCTTCATCGCCTTTTGTTTTTGGCGATATGGCCATGTTCATGATGGCTTCAGGGAACTCCGGACTTGGAAGCATCATATCGGAATTATCACTTATAAGCGTATCGCCGGTTTTCGTTTCCTTGAGTTTTGCTACTGCAAACAGGTCTCCGGGGCCAACCTGCTCGAGCGGTTTCTGTGTTTTTCCTTCGATGGCCACAATCGAACCGATCCGCTCCTTTATGCCGCGGTTGGGATTGTTAAGCTGTGAGTCAGGCCCAAGTGTTCCAGAGAGGCACTTGATTATGCTCAATTTGCCGGTGTAGGGATCGCTCATTGTCTTGAACACATAACCGACAAACGGTTCGCTTTCCTCGGCCTTCACTTCTCTGGTTTTTCCGTCTGCTGATTTAAGAACCAGGGGTTTCCTGTCTTTCGGGCTGAGCATCGAGTTTATAATAAAATCCATAAGCATCTGGACGCCCATATTCAAAAGTGCGGAACCAGCAAAAACGGGCAGGAAAACACCCTGTGCAACACCGTTGTTAAGAGCACCAGAAAGCTCTGTCGCGCTCAATTCACCGCCTTCAAGGTATTTCTCCATGAGAGTATCATCAACTTCGGCGAGGTCTTCGATTACCTTGGAATATGTTTCTTCAAGTATATCCGTCATATCCGCAGGTACTTCGGTTTCCTTGAAGTTCCCGCTGCCGTTTTTCTCGAAAATGTATGCCTTCTTTTTGAGTACGTCCACTATGCCCTGAAAGCCTTCTTCCTTGCCGATAGGGATTGTCAGAGGAAGAGGTTTCGTTTCGAACATCTCACGAATGTCAGAAAGCACCTGATCGAAGTCCGCTCGTTCCCGGTCCATCTTGTTCACAAAGCATGCACAGGCAAGGCCTTCTTTTTTTGCAAGCTGCCAGAGGTTTTCAGAGTGCGGTTTGATTGAATCGACCGCATCGATTACAAAAATCGCATTATCCGCCGATTTAAGGCCAAGAATAGCTTCCGATGAGAAGTTCGCATCACCCGGCGTATCAAGGAGCATCACACCTTTGTTCTTCCATTTGAAATTATGCAGCGCGCTGAACACCGAAGACTGCCTTTTCTGCTCTTCGGGCTCGAAATCCAGGACCGAATTCCCTTCCAGCACCTTGCCGAGCCTGGTGGTCGCCTTGGCATTGAACAGCATTGCCTCTCCGAGCGATGTCTTTCCTGATCCCGAATGGGAGACCAGAATTATATCTCTTAAACTTTCCGTACCAAATCTTCTCATCGATGGTCCTCCTACATAATAATACTGGTTTAACGAGTGTCATACCGTATCCAAAAGACATCCCCAAGTCAAGCGGACATTGGAAATTCCATGACCTTCGGATTCCTTTACGCATCGGCCGCCGTATGGTAACTTGTCCGCATGAGAAAATTTGCCATTGGTGACATACACGGCTGCCTTGACAAGCTTGAGGATCTGCTCAAGAAAATCGACCCGAAACCTCACGACAGCCTGATCTTTCTGGGCGATTATATCGACAGGGGAGAAAACACGAAAGGCGTAATAGATGCCTTGATAAAGCTCTCTTCTCATTGCAGATGCATTTTTTTAAGGGGCAACCACGAAGACATGCTCATCGAATACATGACATTCGGCAGAAACCGCAGCATGTTCCGTTCAAACGGCGGCGAAATGACGGTGCTTTCCTATACCGGAAAGAAAACCGCGTCCGGTAAGGTACTGGCGGAGAATCTGCCTGAAGATCACAAAGACTTCATGACAAAACTGAAATGGATCCATGAAGACGACAGATACATCTATGTACATGCGGGAATAAAACCCGGCATACCGCTCAAGATGCAGGATGCGATGGACCTGATATGGATAAGGGGGGAATTTCACGAAACACCGACCGGTCTTGACAAAAAAATCATCTTCGGCCATTGCCCGTTTACCCAACCTTTTGTTAGAGACGATAAGATAGGCATAGATACAGGGGCGGTCTATGGAAGAAACCTTACTGCAATAGAGTTGCCTTCCGAGCGCTTTATATTTTCCTTTTCCTGATGTCTTGTAAAAATGCCTCCCGGTGGTTTATAAAAATCGAATGTCAATAAATTACTATGAAATCCTTGGCGTAAATAAAAATGCCTCTGCGGATGAGATAAAAAAAGCCTACAGGAGAATGGCGCTCAGGCTTCACCCTGACACCAACCCGGACAACCCGGATACCGAGGAAGAATTCAAACTCCTGACAGAAGCTTACGGAGTCCTCATAGATCCTTCAAAGAGAAGGCTGTACGATATATCGCGTACCGCAGGCTTCGACCGGCAGCATGTGTACGATGATATCTTCACCAACACTGCTTTCAGCAAGGTGCTTACAGATCTGCCCATACCACCGGAATGGATAGAGCGCATGCTGCATGTCGGCAAAATTGTCGCATATGAGGCAATAATACGGGGCGGCAGGCCCCGGGATATAATAGGAAGGAGCCTGGTAAGGCTGGCGGCCGACAGCGCCGGGACATTTTTTCACAACGTTATGGATATCCACAGGGATTTTTCGGTCTCTGAACAACTTGCGAAAACTGGCGGAGAAATGACTTTTTCATATCGTCCGGGGTTAACACAAAAAAGGCTTAACATCACCGTTCCTGCAGGCAGCACGAACGGAACAGTCCTGCGTCTTAAAGGCATGGGAAGGAAAGGTCTTGGCGGAGCAGCCGGAGACCTCTATTTGAAGATAGTCATCTCGGGAGAATAGACCACAATACGGTTCTTGCCGTTTGATTTTCCCCAGTACAATGCTTTGTCAGCCATTTTTATAAGCTCATCACCGTTCATCGTATCCTTGGGCAGACAGGCCAGACCTACAGTGATGGTAATGCCCAGCGTGGACTCAAGAGATCTGCAGATTCTCTGTGCTACCATGCTTGATTCTTCGGGGTTGGTTTCAGGAAAGACTATAACGAATTCCTCACCGCCGTACCTGGTCAGAATATCGCAGTTTCGTGTGTTGTGTCTCAGCGCCTCTGCAAGGCCGACCAGCAGCTTGTTGCCTGCCTCATGGCCGTGTGTATCATTGTATCTCTTGAAATTATCTATATCGAGCATTGCAACGGTCAGGGTATGATCATACCTGATGTGCCTGTCCACCTCTTTTTTAAGCGTCGGCAGAAGATGCCTCAGATTAAACAGGCCGGTGAGTTCGTCCGTATGAGAAAGCATCCTGTAATAATTTGCCATTTCGGCCTCTTCGAGAAGCCTTGCATTTTCAAGCAGTTTGTTGATTGTCAGGTGCAGATGATCAAGATGTAGCGGTTTTGTAATAAAGTCAGCAGCACCCATTTTCATGCATTCCACCGCATCATGAATCGATCCGTAACCGGTTATCATTATTGCCTGAATTTTGGGATGGTATTCCTTGATTTCACGCAGCAGTTCAATCCCTGTGGTGTCGGTCAGATAAAGATCAAGTATGGCGATATTGTAGGCATGCTCCCTGATAAGTTCAACGGCCTTCTCTCCGGTTTCCGCAACCGATATATCCATGCCTTTATCACTCAGATAATCGCTTATAAGGTTTAAAGTCTCAACCTCGTCATCAACAACAATTATCTTTGTACTTTTGTAGATGCTCTGTTCCATTCACATCTCCAGTTCAAAAAAGGTATTTAATAACACTATTTATTCTCATTTTAATCTTATCGGTTTTCCTCTTAAAAATTTTAATATTATTTTTCGTTTGTATATTGCCCTCTGAATAAATATCATCAATGCAGACATTTACTGAAAAGGGAGATAGGCATGCAGATACTTGTTACAAGAAGCCT of the Desulfomonilia bacterium genome contains:
- the scpB gene encoding SMC-Scp complex subunit ScpB, with amino-acid sequence MAIEERGIVEAIIFSSDSALGLKDIQKAMPDMTTDKLDEIVSELNSIYDETGRSFRILKAANGYMFVSLEVFSPYIKAMLSPRRLSQAAFEVLAVIAYKGPCTKMIIDGVRGVDSTSTLKNLLKAELIDVRPGKPMKYVTTNHFLEVFGLNSLKDLPDMSQFEEVFAETAGRMDEVQHEQLDLIQDDAAIKSMKTADNPDEANRTG
- the trpS gene encoding tryptophan--tRNA ligase, translating into MDKPRIVSGVRPTGPLHLGHYLGALKNWVSLQDDYRCLYFIADWHALTTAYKDPSIITESTEDMVLSWLGVGIDPEKSIIFRQSDIKAHAEFFLLLSMITPVSWLERNPTYKELKEELKEKDLGTIGFLGYPVLQAADIVIYHADKVPIGEDQLPHLELTREIVRRFNYIYGEGLLKEPQPILTAAPRVPGLDGRKMSKSFNNAIFINDSGMELKEKVMQMLTDIKRMRKKDPGEPKDCNLFPFHEFFTDESKHDEIKEGCRNATWGCVDCKKLLIANIEAEMSPVWDRIEYFKGHKQQVQNILHEGASKARALSAITIEKVREAMKVA
- a CDS encoding MBL fold metallo-hydrolase, encoding MEKIRHQKIFYILLATLFGCINFMAVYAFAGKKTPDSNNAQEHYTMNGFRNIYENPEHGFTSLLRWKLGLGPDEPPAISNSLMSPYVPDIAVPDYQKIYHPDPGKIQITWIGHSTFLIQVEGINILTDPIFNGSSSPFAGIGPRRQSPPGIPFDRLPPIDAVFQSHNHYDHLDLYTVKKLGNKPVYFVPLKLGKWFKEQNITNYVEMDWWETSMYGGIRIVSVPVQHFSGRSMSDRNKTLWAGWVLETSHGKIFFAGDTGYSHHFREISDKLGKMRIALLPIGAYQPRWLMKAVHMDPPEALLAHRDLQAEKSVAMHWGTFKLTDEPLNEPPVYLKKIMKEAGVSDDSFLVMNFGETRVF
- a CDS encoding site-2 protease family protein; protein product: MNNTISYIVLMIVPVLFSLSVHEACHGYAAYALGDPTAKLQGRLTLNPLKHIDVFGLAVLFITRMIGWAKPVPVDPRYFKNPRKDMLWVALAGPASNLALGLIFALLLNYVGPLMTGSIFNPVKIMMEIMVFINVGLAIFNLIPIPPLDGGRVMVGLLPENMANSWARIEPYGFIILLVLVFTKAVNFVIFPIIHNIVNIFLSI
- a CDS encoding 4Fe-4S binding protein; translation: MISRKTKYALEFKNLLLPIFVIIIFSLIGIAVFLYKQRLIYFFLFAGIGLIAGACGSLTILFPEKKQAFRRTTQVLVGGGLFLGLSLRVNVNFQFSEVIFDIFALVATGAIIQFVIARLIMPFIIGNAFCSWVCWDGAIFELAENVIPKSKNNRKRSVVTAFSYLAVAVIIAGGVSLYGNPALNESKRFWWIVGENAFILSLGIILSVFLGRRAYCRMLCPFLSVSGLISKYSIFKIKPVNAEKCTGCNRCSKACPMLIDVSGFVKNGKSVNSRSCIICEQCVSSCENNCLKLVPGLPWK
- a CDS encoding ScpA family protein; the protein is MDLISSSDRTDFILHLERFEGPLDLLLYLIEKNKFSIEELEVCPIVDQYIEHIKRLRSLNIELAGEFLEMASYLIWLKSCILLPVFREDGSEEINPAQQLKEMLLAYMAIKQSAGLLAERPQLFRDRFPRGVASEERGLPRLGLAALLQAIDSIKERTRHYIMKVDVRRYHIRDMMARITAMLTKKEKIDLMEAVQTKEKAEIISLFMAALELSKASLAKTAQSGLFSRIFVIRKSGAA
- a CDS encoding MFS transporter, whose product is MEQSNSVVSSYRWVVLAVYMLVTGASQIMWMTFAPVARDAAAIYTNGNIDLIDLLAVFAMLAWLPFAIPAAWCIDNLGLRKGAGIGVLLIGICGFLRIFAPNYTWLLVCMAGCAIAQPFILNAFTKLASNWFPQNEEALASGLLTMSMFVGFTTVMFATDFILAHYRDMGAVKQGMDAILYIYGILALLSMVLFIFFFREKPEIPPNAIAAEKKVTMTVGLKALFKNRDYLLLLVLFFIGLGAFNAILTKIDCIFKDRPLDIDTALAPGIVGGLLVIGGIFGAVILAALSDKYHKRKMFLVLSAGLAVPLTILLQYSSSIVVLGACGFVFGFFLVAALPVGLTYAVEKTHPVPEATSNGILMLSGQISGLPIVIFFGMKLITILFIAAFICSLMMKEINADNTP
- a CDS encoding MogA/MoaB family molybdenum cofactor biosynthesis protein, whose product is MKAGILTLSDKGSRGDREDLSGVVIRGMLEGLGIEVDTYEIIPDDALLISSKLKEWSDSKGLNLIMTTGGTGLSPRDVTPEATLAVIDKRVPGMEEAMRMESLKKTPNAMISRAVAGIRGRTLIINLPGSPKAVRENLEVILPALPHALSKLDGDMSDCAG